Proteins encoded by one window of Pseudanabaena sp. BC1403:
- a CDS encoding tetratricopeptide repeat protein, with protein sequence MPLFRSLTKLTNLALVMTITTAIAMPITESAYAQAKKDATEWIRQGRQLWQNNNISGAIAAYQQAANLEPKNSRILTSLGFLLTQQNNYSGAIAALDKATKLDANNAKAFNALGFVYVRIKDYPSALTAYRRVIALERQNIDAYNSVGFLLTEQKQYAEATKIYRQAIAVAPRNAKIYLNLGYVLKLSGDRKGAFAAYNQADKIAPFDADVLVALGGLFAEQNQYEEAIAKYKRALEVDPRHPQANLAISKVFQSEGNYAEAIASLRRAAGARNIPTNNLVEIQKAIADLYIQQGSLSGAIVAYRQILEAEPENAPTYLALGKLLATQQREIEARKMLESAERFFNQQGNIDGLAQARKALAELK encoded by the coding sequence ATGCCCTTGTTTCGCTCACTCACCAAACTCACCAATCTCGCTCTAGTAATGACAATCACTACAGCGATCGCTATGCCGATTACTGAAAGTGCCTATGCCCAAGCCAAAAAAGATGCTACGGAATGGATCAGGCAGGGGCGACAACTGTGGCAAAACAATAACATTTCAGGCGCGATCGCTGCTTATCAACAGGCTGCGAATTTAGAGCCAAAAAATTCTCGCATTTTAACTAGTCTTGGCTTTTTACTCACCCAACAGAATAATTATTCTGGGGCGATCGCTGCTCTAGATAAAGCCACTAAATTAGATGCCAATAATGCTAAAGCCTTTAATGCATTAGGTTTTGTCTATGTCCGCATTAAAGACTATCCTAGCGCGTTAACCGCCTATCGCCGCGTGATCGCATTGGAACGCCAAAATATAGATGCTTACAACAGTGTGGGTTTTTTATTGACTGAACAAAAACAATATGCCGAAGCCACTAAGATTTATCGTCAAGCGATCGCGGTTGCTCCTAGAAATGCCAAGATTTATCTGAATTTGGGCTACGTTTTAAAACTCTCAGGAGATCGTAAAGGGGCTTTTGCTGCCTATAACCAAGCTGATAAAATTGCACCTTTTGACGCTGATGTATTGGTTGCTCTTGGTGGTTTATTTGCTGAGCAAAATCAATATGAAGAGGCGATCGCTAAGTACAAACGAGCTTTAGAAGTCGATCCTCGACACCCTCAAGCCAATCTTGCCATTTCTAAGGTCTTTCAAAGTGAAGGCAATTATGCTGAAGCGATCGCCTCTCTGCGCCGTGCCGCAGGAGCGCGAAATATCCCTACTAATAATTTAGTCGAGATTCAAAAGGCGATCGCTGATCTGTATATTCAGCAGGGTTCTCTATCGGGTGCGATCGTTGCCTATCGGCAAATTCTTGAGGCTGAGCCAGAGAATGCGCCGACTTATCTGGCTTTAGGGAAGCTTCTGGCAACCCAACAACGTGAGATCGAAGCTCGCAAAATGCTAGAAAGTGCTGAGCGTTTCTTTAATCAACAAGGCAATATTGATGGTTTAGCTCAAGCTCGTAAGGCTCTAGCTGAACTCAAATAA
- the acs gene encoding acetate--CoA ligase, which produces MSQPTIESVLQEKRLFEPSAEFSQAAHIKSLAEYQQIYDRAKADPAAFWAELAEQELHWFEKWHTVLDWQPPSVKWFDGGKINISYNCLDRHLTTWRKNKAALIWEGENGDSRTLTYAQLHREVCQFANALKQLGVQKGDRVGIYMPMIPEAAIAMLACARIGAVHGVVFGGFSAEALRDRLVDAEAKLVITADGGWRKDAIVPLKAQVDKAIANGAAPSVTDVLVVKRTGQNTHMTAGRDHWWHDLQQGVSAKCEAEPMDSEDMLFVLYTSGSTGKPKGVVHTTAGYNLYSHMTTKWIFDLKDTDVYWCTADVGWITGHSYIVYGPLSNGATTLMYEGAPRPSNLGCFWDVIEKYQVSVFYTAPTAIRAFIKMGEHHPNTRDLTSLRLLGTVGEPINPEAWMWYHRVIGGGRCPIVDTWWQTETGGIMITALPGAVPTKPGSATLPFPGIIPDIVDLEGNPAHDNEGGYLIVRHPWPGMMRTVYGDPDRFRKSYWEHIPPKDGNYVYFAGDGARKDEDGYYWVMGRVDDVINVAGHRLGTMEIESALVSHPAVAEAAVVGKPDELKGEDIFAFVILEGDHKPSDELAKELKKHVVAEIGAIARPSEIRFAEALPKTRSGKIMRRLLRSLASGQEITSDTSTLEDRSVLDKLREGA; this is translated from the coding sequence ATGTCACAACCCACGATTGAATCTGTTTTACAAGAAAAGCGCTTGTTTGAGCCTTCTGCGGAGTTCTCGCAAGCTGCCCATATTAAAAGTCTTGCTGAATATCAACAAATTTACGATCGCGCCAAAGCCGATCCTGCTGCATTCTGGGCAGAACTAGCCGAGCAAGAACTACATTGGTTTGAGAAATGGCACACCGTTCTCGATTGGCAACCTCCATCGGTGAAATGGTTTGATGGCGGTAAAATCAACATTTCCTATAACTGTCTCGATCGCCACTTGACCACTTGGCGTAAAAACAAAGCTGCCCTAATTTGGGAAGGCGAAAATGGCGACTCGCGCACGCTGACCTATGCTCAATTGCATCGCGAAGTTTGTCAGTTTGCCAATGCACTCAAGCAATTAGGAGTTCAAAAAGGCGATCGCGTTGGTATTTATATGCCGATGATTCCTGAAGCTGCGATCGCCATGCTTGCCTGTGCCAGAATCGGCGCAGTGCATGGAGTGGTATTCGGTGGATTTAGTGCTGAGGCTTTACGCGATCGCCTTGTCGATGCTGAAGCAAAACTCGTCATTACTGCTGATGGTGGTTGGCGCAAAGATGCGATCGTGCCTTTAAAAGCACAGGTGGATAAAGCGATCGCTAATGGAGCCGCTCCTTCCGTTACCGATGTCTTAGTTGTAAAACGTACAGGTCAAAATACGCACATGACCGCAGGGCGCGATCATTGGTGGCATGACTTGCAGCAGGGTGTTTCCGCTAAATGTGAAGCAGAACCAATGGATAGCGAAGATATGCTGTTCGTTCTCTACACTTCTGGCAGTACTGGTAAACCGAAGGGAGTCGTGCATACTACCGCTGGTTATAACCTCTATAGCCACATGACCACCAAATGGATTTTCGATCTCAAAGATACCGATGTGTATTGGTGTACGGCAGATGTAGGCTGGATTACTGGACATAGCTATATTGTGTATGGGCCATTATCTAATGGCGCAACGACATTGATGTACGAAGGAGCGCCACGCCCTTCTAATCTCGGCTGTTTTTGGGATGTAATTGAGAAATATCAAGTCAGTGTTTTCTACACCGCACCTACGGCGATTCGCGCTTTTATCAAAATGGGCGAACATCATCCTAATACTCGCGATTTAACTTCGCTGCGCTTATTGGGAACTGTGGGTGAACCGATTAATCCTGAAGCTTGGATGTGGTATCACCGTGTGATTGGCGGCGGTCGCTGTCCGATTGTGGATACATGGTGGCAAACGGAAACAGGCGGAATTATGATAACCGCGCTTCCTGGAGCCGTACCCACGAAACCAGGTTCCGCCACACTTCCCTTCCCTGGGATTATTCCTGATATTGTCGATCTTGAGGGCAATCCTGCCCATGACAATGAAGGTGGCTATTTGATCGTCCGTCATCCTTGGCCAGGGATGATGCGTACTGTCTATGGCGACCCCGATCGCTTCCGTAAGAGCTATTGGGAACATATTCCGCCCAAGGATGGCAACTATGTCTATTTTGCGGGTGATGGCGCTCGTAAGGATGAGGATGGATATTATTGGGTGATGGGTCGTGTCGATGATGTAATTAACGTCGCTGGTCACCGTTTAGGAACCATGGAAATAGAATCTGCGCTAGTTTCGCATCCTGCGGTTGCTGAAGCTGCCGTTGTTGGTAAGCCTGATGAATTAAAGGGTGAAGATATCTTTGCCTTTGTAATTCTTGAAGGCGATCATAAGCCTAGTGATGAACTCGCGAAGGAATTAAAGAAACATGTTGTCGCGGAGATTGGCGCGATCGCACGTCCGAGTGAGATTCGCTTTGCCGAAGCTTTACCAAAAACGCGATCGGGTAAAATCATGCGAAGATTATTGCGATCGCTTGCTTCTGGTCAAGAAATCACCAGTGATACTTCTACATTAGAAGATCGTTCAGTTCTAGATAAGTTACGCGAAGGAGCTTAA
- the recN gene encoding DNA repair protein RecN: MLLSLKIENFALIDRLELELYAGLNILTGETGAGKSIVLDALDAALGGKVSARMLRTGADRANIEATFSTNHAIAQWLEIQEIDALDAETLICSREITARSNRTRINGVVVNKQQIQELRDRLVEITAQGQTILLSQAAQQREWLDSFGDQAFNQALLLQRQKVAKLFEIKERSRKALFDRQQNERNRLQHLDMLRYQLKELEAANLDDPDELDNLESDRNRLAHSVELQKQGYAVYEALYQNDGGNACADLLGQAESMLTEMATLDREAEGILELVSSALAQVEEAGRQINNYTNRLDSDPEQLEAIEQRINQIKQICRKYGTLPEAIAYTEKLQLELAELTDQSISIEDLERKATADLQALLKACKKLTELRRQTAIALEQVQIDALKMLAMEKVRFQVGIYPTEPTVLGGDRIVFEFSPNLGEPLQPLAETASGGEMSRFLLALKTCFVKQKNQEAQPISAEFNHANVGTMVFDEIDAGVSGRVAQAIATQLWQLSRSSQVLCVTHQPLIAAIADRHFHVSKQVIGDRTQVQIRLLELEERKQELAQIASGMTVEEGKEGKEGKRKKEKGKSLDKENVSSTVSQAIAFAESLLEQAAAIKASS, from the coding sequence ATGCTGCTGAGTCTCAAAATTGAAAATTTTGCCCTGATCGATCGCTTAGAGCTTGAGCTATATGCGGGTCTAAATATTCTCACAGGCGAAACAGGAGCAGGGAAATCAATTGTCCTCGATGCTCTAGATGCTGCACTTGGAGGCAAGGTGTCAGCGCGAATGTTACGAACTGGTGCAGATCGTGCCAATATCGAAGCTACTTTTTCGACTAATCACGCGATCGCCCAGTGGCTAGAGATTCAAGAAATTGATGCTCTCGATGCTGAGACGCTGATTTGTAGCCGCGAAATTACGGCGCGGAGCAATCGTACCCGCATTAATGGCGTGGTTGTAAATAAGCAACAGATTCAAGAATTACGCGATCGCCTTGTCGAGATTACGGCGCAAGGTCAGACGATCTTGCTGAGCCAAGCTGCTCAACAGAGGGAATGGCTAGATAGTTTTGGCGATCAAGCTTTTAATCAGGCTTTGCTATTGCAACGTCAAAAAGTTGCAAAATTATTTGAGATAAAAGAGCGATCGCGCAAAGCTTTATTTGATCGCCAACAAAATGAACGCAATCGATTGCAGCATTTAGACATGTTGCGCTATCAACTAAAAGAACTTGAAGCTGCGAACTTAGATGATCCTGATGAGTTAGACAATCTCGAAAGCGATCGCAATCGGTTAGCTCATAGTGTGGAATTGCAGAAGCAAGGCTATGCCGTGTATGAAGCGCTTTATCAGAATGATGGTGGCAATGCCTGTGCAGATTTGTTAGGGCAAGCAGAGTCAATGCTCACAGAAATGGCAACACTCGATCGCGAAGCTGAGGGCATTCTCGAATTAGTTTCTAGTGCCCTTGCCCAAGTCGAAGAAGCAGGGCGACAGATCAACAATTATACCAATCGTCTTGATTCTGATCCTGAACAGCTAGAAGCGATCGAGCAACGAATTAATCAAATCAAGCAAATCTGCCGTAAATATGGCACACTTCCTGAAGCGATCGCCTATACCGAAAAGCTCCAACTTGAACTCGCCGAACTAACCGATCAAAGTATTTCTATTGAAGATTTGGAACGTAAAGCGACGGCTGATTTACAGGCTTTGCTTAAGGCATGTAAAAAACTTACGGAATTACGTCGCCAAACTGCGATCGCCCTCGAACAAGTGCAAATCGATGCTCTAAAAATGTTGGCAATGGAAAAAGTCCGCTTTCAAGTTGGTATTTATCCGACAGAACCAACTGTACTAGGAGGCGATCGCATTGTCTTTGAGTTTAGCCCTAACCTTGGCGAACCTTTGCAACCTCTGGCTGAAACTGCTTCAGGCGGTGAGATGAGTCGATTTTTATTGGCGCTCAAAACTTGTTTTGTGAAACAGAAAAATCAAGAAGCTCAACCGATATCTGCGGAATTTAATCATGCGAATGTCGGCACAATGGTATTTGATGAAATTGACGCAGGGGTATCAGGTCGAGTTGCGCAAGCGATCGCTACCCAACTTTGGCAACTGAGCCGAAGTTCTCAAGTACTTTGTGTAACTCATCAGCCATTAATTGCGGCGATCGCTGATCGGCATTTCCATGTCAGTAAGCAGGTAATCGGAGATCGAACTCAAGTGCAAATCCGTCTCTTAGAATTAGAAGAGCGGAAACAGGAGCTTGCTCAGATTGCTTCAGGAATGACTGTTGAGGAAGGGAAAGAGGGGAAAGAAGGAAAAAGGAAAAAGGAAAAAGGAAAAAGTTTGGATAAGGAGAATGTTAGTAGTACGGTGTCTCAGGCGATCGCGTTTGCTGAGTCTTTACTGGAGCAGGCTGCTGCTATCAAAGCTAGTAGCTAA